The following proteins are encoded in a genomic region of Zea mays cultivar B73 chromosome 9, Zm-B73-REFERENCE-NAM-5.0, whole genome shotgun sequence:
- the LOC100282220 gene encoding proteasome subunit alpha type 5, translating to MFLTRTEYDRGVNTFSPEGRLFQVEYAIEAIKLGSTAIGLKTKDGVVLAVEKRVTSPLLEPSSVEKIMEIDEHIGCAMSGLIADARTLVEHARVETQNHRFSYGEPMTVESSTQAICDLALRFGEGDEESMSRPFGVSLLIAGHDENGPSLYYTDPSGTFWQCNAKAIGSGSEGADSSLQEQYNKELALEEAETIALSILKQVMEEKVTPNNVDIAKVAPKYHLYTPAEVEAVIARL from the exons ATGTTTCTCACGAG GACGGAGTACGACCGCGGGGTTAACACCTTCTCGCCGGAGGGGCGGCTGTTCCAGGTCGAGTACGCCATCGAGGCCATCAAG TTGGGATCCACTGCGATCGGGTTGAAAACAAAGGATGGTGTTGTCCTTGCTGTTGAGAAACGTGTGACCTCGCCACTGCTG GAACCAAGCAGTGTGGAAAAAATCATGGAAATTGATGAGCACATAGGCTGTGCCATGAGTGGGCTTATTGCTGATGCTAGAACACTAGTCGAGCATGCTCGTGTTGAAACTCAG AATCATAGGTTCTCATACGGGGAGCCAATGACCGTAGAATCTTCAACACAAGCTATTTGTGACTTAGCTCTGCGCTTTGGCGAAGGTGACGAAGAGTCAATG TCACGGCCATTTGGAGTCTCTCTTCTAATTGCTGGACATGATGAGAATGGACCTAGCCT GTACTACACCGACCCATCTGGTACTTTTTGGCAATGCAACGCGAAGGCAATTGGATCTGGCTCTGAAGGAGCTGATAGCTCCTTGCAGGAGCAGTACAACAAG GAGCTGGCCCTTGAGGAGGCGGAGACCATAGCCCTTTCTATTCTGAAGCAGGTTATGGAGGAGAAG GTGACCCCAAACAACGTCGATATTGCCAAGGTTGCTCCCAAGTACCACCTCTACACCCCTGCCGAGGTCGAAGCCGTGATCGCGAGGCTGTGA